One Cystobacter ferrugineus genomic window, CGAAGGTGAGCAGCAGCTTGGGCACTGACGGCGACGCCGCCATCCAGTCGACGTAGCGGTCCAGCACCGCCATCATCTCGACCGGCTGGTTCTCGATGGGAAGCTCGCGCGGCCATGCCAGCAGTGGGCGCCGCGACGCCGGGTCGGGATAGGGCGCGTAGTACACGGCGGTCTCGGACTCGGTGAGGCCACGCTTGACGCCAGCGCCCAGCGAACGGGCCAGGAATTGGTTCTGCTCCAGCACCAGGGTCTCGCCCACGCCGGGGGTGCGCAGGTTCTTGAACAGCTCGGCACCCTGCGGCGGGTAGTCGCTCCACTCGAGCGAGCGGAAGAAGGTCTCGAACACGACCAGGCCGCGCACGCGCTCGGGGTGGCGGGTGGCCCAGTCCATGGCCAGCGCGCCGCCCCAGTCGTAGCCGACCAGCACGACGTCGTGCAGCTCGAGCGCGTCGAACCAGGCGTCGAGGTAGCGGGCGTGGTCGGCGAAGCGGTAGGCGATGTCGGGCTTGCCCGAGTCGCCCATGCCTATCAGGTCGGGCGCCAACACGCGGTGATGGCCAGCGAGGTGGGGGATGACGTTGCGCCAGACGTAGGACGAGGTCGGGTTGCCGTGGAGCAGGATCACGGTGTGGCCGCGGCCGGCTTCGCGGTAGGCCATGTGGGAATCGATGACGTTGACGTTACGCATGGTGGTCTTCAGAGGTAGGGGGGCGGGCGGGGTCGCCGCACGCAGACAGGCCGCGAGGGTGACCTGGAGGAGCAGGAGGAACAGCCGCGGCTTGGGCATGACCGAAACATGGGGTTGTTCATCATTTTCGGCCAGTGATGATTCGTGACGTATATCCTCACCAACCGTGAGCCTTGCCGCCCTCGATCTCAACCTGCTCCTGGTGCTCGACACTGTGCTCGCCGAACGCAGCGTGGTGCGGGCCGCCCGCCGCCTCCACGTCACGCCCTCGGCGATCAGCAACTCGCTGGCCCGCCTGCGCGCCGCGCTCGGCGACCCGTTGATTACCCGCAGCGGCCGCGGCATCGTGCCCACGCCTCGCGCCGCCGAGCTGGCGCCAGTGCTGGCCCGCGCCCTGCGCGACCTCGACCACGCCGTGCACGGTGCCGCCTTCGAGCCCGCCACCACCACTCGCCAGTTCTCGCTCGCCATCGCCGACGCTGGCCAGGTGGTTCGGCTGCCTCGCCTCGCCACGCTGATGGCCGCCGAGATGCCGCGCGCCAGCCTGCGGGTGGTCGGTATCGACACCCTGCTCACCGGTGGCGGCCTGGCCAGCACCGAGGTCGACGTCGCCGTAGGGGTCGGCGAGAAGGCCCCCGGCATGCACCTCGAGCCGCTGTTCCGTGAGCGCACCGTGCTGGTGGCGCGCCGAGATCATCCCCAGGCCGGTGATCGCGTCTCCAAGAGTGTACTGGCCGGCCTGCGCCACGTCGAAGTGCAGGTGGCGCCCGGCAAGGGCTACCGCGAACTGCCCGGCGCCTATGCCCGCCTTGGCATCGCCCGCGACGTCGCGCTGATCGTTCCGAACTTCAGCGCCGCCGCCGCGGTGGTCGCCGACACGGAGCTGGTCGCCACTCTTCCCGCCTCGCTGGTCGCCCGCCTCGGCCCGCGCTTCGGCCTGCGCATCGTTCAGAGCCCGGTGCCACCGCTCACCATCACCATCAACCTCTGGTGGCACGAGCGCACTGCCGCGGACCCGGCAATGATTGCCTTCCGCGACCTCATCCGGCGCGCCGGTGCCCGCGGCCGCTCCGACGTTTGATTGACGCTCTCCAGAAGAGACGCCCATCTGACAACCGGATCTGACGGAAAGGGCACCGTCACCACGATGAAGAACCCGCCGCCCGGCGTGTTCCAGCTGACCGGTCCGCCCGCGGGGAAGCGCCTGGCGAGTCCGGTGAGCACTCGCCGGAGGTTGAGCCGGTAGATGTCGATCTCGCGTTTGTTGGCGGCGAGCATGCTGTACCCGATGCGCTACACTCCGCTTATCTCTCGCGATCCAGAGGAGCGATGCCGATGACCGCTGTCCTCCAGGCCCAGCCACCCATGTCCACCGCCGATGCCCTCGCGCTCTTCGATTCCCTGGAGCCGGTCGACCTCGACTTCATGATGGGGCGCTGGGTCGGCGCCGGCTTCGACACGCACCATCCCATGGACGGCCTGCTGGAGACCTTTGGTTGGTATGGCAAGGCCTTCGTCACACCCGACGACGTGCACCCGCTGCTGTTTCGCCGTGGCGGCAGCGTCGTCAGCATCAGCCCGCGCCTCATGCCCATGGGCTTGCTATGGAAGGTTCGCCTGCCGCGCTCGGCGCTGCTCAACGCGCTGTCGTTGCCGCTCAAATTCGCGCTGCGGACCCGTCGTGCGCGCGCCCGCGTGCGCATGATGGAGCACCGCGGCAAGGTGAGCGCGACGATGATCTACGACGACCTGCCCATCCACGACGTGTTCCGCAAGTTCGACGATGCCACCGTGCTCGGCGCGATGGACCTGAAGGGAATGCCGCAGCCCTTCTTCTTCCAACTGCGCCGCGAAGGCGCCTGAGCCACGGGAGGCCGCGGCACGAAAAAAACCCCGCCTCCGGTGGGACCGGGGCGGGGCCCCAGGATCTTCATGACCTGGCTGATTCCCTCGAAGCTCGACTTGCCGTCGGTGCCGTAGAAGCCCTGCGCGGCGTCGATGGTGTGGCAGCCGTTGCAGTTGAAGCCGGTGTCCGAGCCAATCGCGAGGCCGTCCACACGGCGGCTGCCAAAGTAGAAGTCGCGGCCGGCCTGCTGGGCGGTGGTGAGCGAATTGTCCAACTTGCGGATGGGGTTGGGCGGCAGCTGCACCTGGAGCTGGAAGGCGGTGAACTTGCTCATCTCCTCGTCGGTGGGCATCGAGACGCGGCCGAGCAGCCCCTCGTACGCCACGATGAAGTTCTTGAACGACATGTCCTCCGCGTCCGCGTTGACGCCGTAGAACCCGTTCGAGCGGTCACCTCGCTGTTGACGGTCGTCGTCTGGTTGCCGGACTGGGCAATGGCCGCGTAGACCGTCTTCTTGTCCGGGCCCAGGGTTCAGGCGTCCTGACTCCACTGGCGCCACATTGCCGAGCGCCTTCTCGAGGAGCGCCCGGTCATCCGTGTAGACGGCGATGTTCATCACGCCGTTGGTCATGGAGTTGTGTCACCCGTCAGCGGAATGCAGCGCCCGGCAGAGTGCCTGGCCCGTGGGCCCTGAGCAGCCATGCTCGACCGTGCTCGGAGGCACAAATGGCCCGAGCCCTGGTCCGATGCCCCCCGCCTCCCGAAGGCAGACACTCCACGCACCTGAGCGTGATGAAGAACGGCACAGCCGTCCCCGCGCTGAGGGAAGTCGACATGTCCACCGACAACTCCGGTGGACCCGGTAGGGAGGAGAGCGCAATGACTGCAAGACGATGGAAGACCGACAAGGCCATGATGGCGCTGGTGGCGCTGCTGAGCGTCTTCACTGTGAACTGTGGCAGAGACAAGGAGACGGACAAGCCGGACGTGACAGATAACGCCAGCCTGCGCTTCATCCACGCATCTCCGGATGTGCCGGAGGTGGACATCTACGCGGACGACCTGGAAACACCCCTCGTCTCGGGTGTGAAGTATGGGGATACCACCAACTACCTGCCCCTGGCGGCCTCATCGCACGTCTTCCACTTCCGCCCAGCCGGAGGAGGCGCGGAACTCCCCCCCCTCTTCTCCAGCGCCGCCATCCGTCTCGAATCCAGCAAGCCGATGAACGCCGTGATCACGGGACTGCTCGAGGAGGGCTCGCTCGACAAGTCACTCCGAATCCTTCCGCTCGTTGAGGACTTCGCGCCCTCTGCTCCGGGGATGATCCGCATCCGCATCCTCCACGCGGGGGTGGATGCGCCGACCCTGGGCATCGACCTCGACGGTGACGGAGCACCAGAGGTGAGGGAGTTCGCCCGCTTCGAGGATTCGGGAATCGCTGGACTGGAGCTGGAGGCCAACAAGCCCCTGTCCATCGCACTGACGATCGATGGCACCCCGAGCGCGGCCTTCTCTCTCCCACCGCAGCCCGAGGAAACCGAGCTCCTCGTGGTGGTCACGGGTCTGCGCTCCATCCCGCCACGGCTCGAGAAGGGCTTGATGCT contains:
- a CDS encoding haloalkane dehalogenase encodes the protein MRNVNVIDSHMAYREAGRGHTVILLHGNPTSSYVWRNVIPHLAGHHRVLAPDLIGMGDSGKPDIAYRFADHARYLDAWFDALELHDVVLVGYDWGGALAMDWATRHPERVRGLVVFETFFRSLEWSDYPPQGAELFKNLRTPGVGETLVLEQNQFLARSLGAGVKRGLTESETAVYYAPYPDPASRRPLLAWPRELPIENQPVEMMAVLDRYVDWMAASPSVPKLLLTFDSPTPLGAPATVEWARDTFTALEVVALGQAGHHASEDLPDQIGQTIARWLDRHPVHR
- a CDS encoding LysR family transcriptional regulator, producing MSLAALDLNLLLVLDTVLAERSVVRAARRLHVTPSAISNSLARLRAALGDPLITRSGRGIVPTPRAAELAPVLARALRDLDHAVHGAAFEPATTTRQFSLAIADAGQVVRLPRLATLMAAEMPRASLRVVGIDTLLTGGGLASTEVDVAVGVGEKAPGMHLEPLFRERTVLVARRDHPQAGDRVSKSVLAGLRHVEVQVAPGKGYRELPGAYARLGIARDVALIVPNFSAAAAVVADTELVATLPASLVARLGPRFGLRIVQSPVPPLTITINLWWHERTAADPAMIAFRDLIRRAGARGRSDV
- a CDS encoding DUF4334 domain-containing protein, which encodes MTAVLQAQPPMSTADALALFDSLEPVDLDFMMGRWVGAGFDTHHPMDGLLETFGWYGKAFVTPDDVHPLLFRRGGSVVSISPRLMPMGLLWKVRLPRSALLNALSLPLKFALRTRRARARVRMMEHRGKVSATMIYDDLPIHDVFRKFDDATVLGAMDLKGMPQPFFFQLRREGA